A single genomic interval of Musa acuminata AAA Group cultivar baxijiao chromosome BXJ3-4, Cavendish_Baxijiao_AAA, whole genome shotgun sequence harbors:
- the LOC135636313 gene encoding peptide-N(4)-(N-acetyl-beta-glucosaminyl)asparagine amidase-like isoform X1 has product MVARNFVVRHNDAQFPVECDTDFGFEVLQYQIFSLTSVPPEDQRILVEDGEHVVTDESDLESITDKLRLVSIQEEGEKARAAEVEKSDEELARMLQAEEEALLLQQYAATGDGREFEQRVRSYVQQVLMYEDPHRQDAARKTVPIDEVEEKALVSLAKDGILRPSKDETDHAFLLQLLFWFKQSFRWVNSPPCDKCGGGTNSIGMGNPDHSEIEFGAHRVELYSCNICSNITRFPRYNDPLKLLQTRRGRCGEWANCFTLYCRAFGYEARLILDFTDHVWTECFSHSLGRWMHLDPCEGVYDNPLLYEKGWNKKLNYVIAIAKNGTYDVTKRYTRKWHEVLARRILATETVVASVLSSIRKECRNGYSPEILQVLENFDKKEVEELEREVYLQVDASVSLPGRQSGAIEWRRARLECGFSESNSLSCSSCPVRICVDDHVTGIYTAFALLCSQINVENLSPANFLEVLKMLKDLLMNLKTKSFRNRTSLLELNESQISDKMMLYIEGLLSAISLKRESENNGNDCVSLSGDPVQTSIALPVALDVVNEIMDNMKGNDDFPINVQFPKVNRLSSGSVLASSEQLPFGIATSAFDGILSTKWEEPNGAKGCWLIYGVSDDQMYELQSYDLLSANDAPERDPMDWIVEGSEDGGSSWNVLDEQNSQIFERRFQRKTFMVKKKCMSKAFRFRFLAARDVKANSRFQIGGIVLYAKPY; this is encoded by the exons GTCCTTCAGTACCAGATATTCTCGCTGACCTCCGTGCCACCGGAGGATCAAAGG ATCTTGGTGGAGGATGGGGAACATGTTGTCACTGATGAGTCGGATCTCGAGTCCATTACTGATAAGCTCCGGTtggtgtccattcaagaagaaggGGAGAAGGCAAGAGCCGCCGAGGTTGAGAAATCCGACGAAGAATTGGCACGTATGTTGCAG GCCGAGGAGGAGGCACTTTTGCTCCAGCAGTATGCTGCCACAGGTGATGGAAGAGAGTTCGAGCAGAGGGTCCGGTCATATGTCCAGCAGGTTCTCATG TATGAGGATCCACACCGCCAAGATGCTGCTCGGAAGACGGTTCCCATCGATGAAGTTGAGGAGAAGGCATTAGTCAGTTTGGCCAAG GATGGAATTTTGAGACCTTCAAAAGATGAGACAGATCATGCATTCTTGCTGCAGTTGCTTTTCTGGTTCAAACAGTCATTTAG GTGGGTCAACTCACCACCTTGTGATAAATGTGGTGGTGGAACTAACAGCATTGGCATGGGTAATCCAGATCATTCTGAGATAGAATTTGGTGCTCATCGTGTTGAACTTTATAG TTGCAACATTTGCTCGAATATTACTCGTTTTCCACGCTACAATGATCCGTTAAAG CTTCTACAAACAAGGAGAGGGCGATGTGGGGAATGGGCTAATTGTTTTACACTCTATTGTCGAGCTTTTGGATATGAAGCTCGTCTG ATATTGGATTTCACTGATCATGTTTGGACAGAGTGCTTTTCTCATTCTTTGGGAAG ATGGATGCATCTTGATCCATGTGAAGGAGTATATGATAATCCATTATTGTACGAAAAAGG CTGGAACAAGAAGCTAAACTATGTAATTGCTATTGCCAAAAATGGAACTTATGATGTTACCAAACGTTACACAAGGAAGTGGCACGAG GTCTTAGCTAGACGGATCCTTGCAACAGAAACTGTTGTGGCTTCTGTACTTTCCTCCATAAGAAAAGAGTGTCGTAATGGGTATTCACCTGAAATACTTCAAGTGCTGGAGAATTTTGACAAGAAAGAAGTAGAGGAACTTGAGAGAGAGGTTTATCTTCAAGTTGATGCTTCTGTATCATTACCTGGAAGGCAAAGCGGGGCTATAGAATGGCGAAGAGCAAGACTTGAGTGTGGTTTTAGTGAGAGTAACTCATTGAGCTGTTCTTCGTGTCCAGTACGAATATGTGTAGATGATCATGTTACAGGCATCTACACTGCCTTTGCTCTTTTGTGCTCTCAAATTAATGTTGAAAATCTCTCACCAGCAAACTTTCTTGAAGTTCTAAAAATGCTAAAAGACTTGCTGATGAATCTTAAGACTAAGTCCTTCAGAAACAGGACGTCTCTTTTGGAGCTAAATGAGTCTCAGATTTCTGACAAGATGATGCTCTATATTGAAGGATTGCTGTCAGCTATTTCATTGAAACGAGAGTCAGAAAACAATGGAAATGATTGTGTTTCTTTATCAGGCGATCCTGTTCAAACTTCTATAGCTTTGCCAGTGGCATTGGATGTGGTTAATGAAATTATGGATAACATGAAGGGAAATGATGATTTTCCCATAAATGTGCAATTCCCGAAAGTGAATAGACTGTCTTCTGGCTCAGTTCTTGCAAGCAGTGAACAACTCCCTTTTGGGATT GCTACATCAGCTTTTGATGGTATTCTATCAACCAAATGGGAAGAACCAAATGGAGCCAAAG GATGCTGGCTTATTTATGGAGTTTCTGATGACCAAATGTATGAGCTTCAGTCATATGATTTGCTATCAGCTAATGATGCTCCAGAAAGAGATCCAATGGACTG GATTGTGGAGGGAAGCGAAGATGGAGGCTCAAGCTGGAATGTGTTGGATGAACAGAATTCTCAGATATTCGAGAGGCGTTTTCAGCGGAAAACCTTTATGGTAAAGAAGAAGTGCATGTCCAAAGCGTTTAG ATTCAGGTTCCTAGCAGCCAGAGATGTTAAAGCAAATTCTAGGTTTCAGATAGGAGGCATCGTCCTCTATGCAAAACCTTACTAG
- the LOC135636313 gene encoding peptide-N(4)-(N-acetyl-beta-glucosaminyl)asparagine amidase-like isoform X2: MGNMLSLMSRISSPLLISSGWCPFKKKGRRQEPPRLRNPTKNWHAEEEALLLQQYAATGDGREFEQRVRSYVQQVLMYEDPHRQDAARKTVPIDEVEEKALVSLAKDGILRPSKDETDHAFLLQLLFWFKQSFRWVNSPPCDKCGGGTNSIGMGNPDHSEIEFGAHRVELYSCNICSNITRFPRYNDPLKLLQTRRGRCGEWANCFTLYCRAFGYEARLILDFTDHVWTECFSHSLGRWMHLDPCEGVYDNPLLYEKGWNKKLNYVIAIAKNGTYDVTKRYTRKWHEVLARRILATETVVASVLSSIRKECRNGYSPEILQVLENFDKKEVEELEREVYLQVDASVSLPGRQSGAIEWRRARLECGFSESNSLSCSSCPVRICVDDHVTGIYTAFALLCSQINVENLSPANFLEVLKMLKDLLMNLKTKSFRNRTSLLELNESQISDKMMLYIEGLLSAISLKRESENNGNDCVSLSGDPVQTSIALPVALDVVNEIMDNMKGNDDFPINVQFPKVNRLSSGSVLASSEQLPFGIATSAFDGILSTKWEEPNGAKGCWLIYGVSDDQMYELQSYDLLSANDAPERDPMDWIVEGSEDGGSSWNVLDEQNSQIFERRFQRKTFMVKKKCMSKAFRFRFLAARDVKANSRFQIGGIVLYAKPY, translated from the exons ATGGGGAACATGTTGTCACTGATGAGTCGGATCTCGAGTCCATTACTGATAAGCTCCGGTtggtgtccattcaagaagaaggGGAGAAGGCAAGAGCCGCCGAGGTTGAGAAATCCGACGAAGAATTGGCAC GCCGAGGAGGAGGCACTTTTGCTCCAGCAGTATGCTGCCACAGGTGATGGAAGAGAGTTCGAGCAGAGGGTCCGGTCATATGTCCAGCAGGTTCTCATG TATGAGGATCCACACCGCCAAGATGCTGCTCGGAAGACGGTTCCCATCGATGAAGTTGAGGAGAAGGCATTAGTCAGTTTGGCCAAG GATGGAATTTTGAGACCTTCAAAAGATGAGACAGATCATGCATTCTTGCTGCAGTTGCTTTTCTGGTTCAAACAGTCATTTAG GTGGGTCAACTCACCACCTTGTGATAAATGTGGTGGTGGAACTAACAGCATTGGCATGGGTAATCCAGATCATTCTGAGATAGAATTTGGTGCTCATCGTGTTGAACTTTATAG TTGCAACATTTGCTCGAATATTACTCGTTTTCCACGCTACAATGATCCGTTAAAG CTTCTACAAACAAGGAGAGGGCGATGTGGGGAATGGGCTAATTGTTTTACACTCTATTGTCGAGCTTTTGGATATGAAGCTCGTCTG ATATTGGATTTCACTGATCATGTTTGGACAGAGTGCTTTTCTCATTCTTTGGGAAG ATGGATGCATCTTGATCCATGTGAAGGAGTATATGATAATCCATTATTGTACGAAAAAGG CTGGAACAAGAAGCTAAACTATGTAATTGCTATTGCCAAAAATGGAACTTATGATGTTACCAAACGTTACACAAGGAAGTGGCACGAG GTCTTAGCTAGACGGATCCTTGCAACAGAAACTGTTGTGGCTTCTGTACTTTCCTCCATAAGAAAAGAGTGTCGTAATGGGTATTCACCTGAAATACTTCAAGTGCTGGAGAATTTTGACAAGAAAGAAGTAGAGGAACTTGAGAGAGAGGTTTATCTTCAAGTTGATGCTTCTGTATCATTACCTGGAAGGCAAAGCGGGGCTATAGAATGGCGAAGAGCAAGACTTGAGTGTGGTTTTAGTGAGAGTAACTCATTGAGCTGTTCTTCGTGTCCAGTACGAATATGTGTAGATGATCATGTTACAGGCATCTACACTGCCTTTGCTCTTTTGTGCTCTCAAATTAATGTTGAAAATCTCTCACCAGCAAACTTTCTTGAAGTTCTAAAAATGCTAAAAGACTTGCTGATGAATCTTAAGACTAAGTCCTTCAGAAACAGGACGTCTCTTTTGGAGCTAAATGAGTCTCAGATTTCTGACAAGATGATGCTCTATATTGAAGGATTGCTGTCAGCTATTTCATTGAAACGAGAGTCAGAAAACAATGGAAATGATTGTGTTTCTTTATCAGGCGATCCTGTTCAAACTTCTATAGCTTTGCCAGTGGCATTGGATGTGGTTAATGAAATTATGGATAACATGAAGGGAAATGATGATTTTCCCATAAATGTGCAATTCCCGAAAGTGAATAGACTGTCTTCTGGCTCAGTTCTTGCAAGCAGTGAACAACTCCCTTTTGGGATT GCTACATCAGCTTTTGATGGTATTCTATCAACCAAATGGGAAGAACCAAATGGAGCCAAAG GATGCTGGCTTATTTATGGAGTTTCTGATGACCAAATGTATGAGCTTCAGTCATATGATTTGCTATCAGCTAATGATGCTCCAGAAAGAGATCCAATGGACTG GATTGTGGAGGGAAGCGAAGATGGAGGCTCAAGCTGGAATGTGTTGGATGAACAGAATTCTCAGATATTCGAGAGGCGTTTTCAGCGGAAAACCTTTATGGTAAAGAAGAAGTGCATGTCCAAAGCGTTTAG ATTCAGGTTCCTAGCAGCCAGAGATGTTAAAGCAAATTCTAGGTTTCAGATAGGAGGCATCGTCCTCTATGCAAAACCTTACTAG
- the LOC103982115 gene encoding uncharacterized protein LOC103982115, whose product MASSVASMHAADEWRNPGRLAAAVFGAAHARTSFSPAHLRKVLVRQPQSTDAPSSSCSTSSSSVASTAVANSVVTNEDDRGSPVTARKRQSQILDRWAARQAREMVTTIERQAHEAEISALTTVAQPVSARAASLLREASPEPSETCSGSAPASTSGAGDLPRSVRASSLIQMWRELEAEAGLTPKHRPASSGGNAENANAAFTDEPSGVNSDGIENANAAPTDEPSAVNSDGVEDSDASGDWESDMTTTATSEPANPPSSSNENDKGRVGSIVKMLSSGDRTRSSMAPLNHDTKPMRRENPVTTDKADSFCSTGSSSLRLRGLRGRREMEDLVARMEEERRKELAALADHQCVSRFAHRGRLQSMLRLRSLRRQVTEQDHLRAPARTLELDQSHNGATISFLRERFNQRGNHSGSRKPTPESSSSVQIQFAMDTEDSGYTCSTDQLTRDNNQYQGTVSPRDSESTPTRTNSPCSRSNDTQEASHSIDGSWDEQNVWMSNIDWQRPADSSLSNGWQGEATVEELESYPQQNASSWIDEGPTNSWRQWRVRRRPPCHDLFQNFSDNAEIRDLLERRRVSTSLESDFCNKMNQMLLSFLQRQGKQGFDENFAENDEDHPCWQQNGEYQNTEQEASVSSSLIPLQYHTLHHQESWQHNSFAHQSSNNVPDMEAMHKLRSDMAQIHDEISELRKLVKSCMEWQAKLQHSIKQDILDAIFQSTGSGSSLHNLGATSARKGGCYICSEMQVDSVFYRCGHMCTCYKCACELQWNSGKCPICGSPIMDVVRAFPNS is encoded by the exons ATGGCCTCTTCGGTGGCCAGCATGCACGCCGCCGACGAGTGGCGCAACCCCGGTCGCCTCGCCGCCGCCGTCTTCGGCGCGGCACACGCTCGCACTTCCTTCTCCCCTGCTCACCTCAGGAAAGTCCTCGTTCGCCAGCCGCAGAGCACCGATGCACCTTCCTCCTCCTGTTCCACGTCTTCTTCTTCGGTGGCATCGACTGCTGTTGCCAATTCCGTCGTAACGAATGAGGACGACAGGGGATCGCCGGTGACGGCGAGGAAGCGGCAGTCGCAGATCCTAGACCGGTGGGCCGCGCGGCAGGCGCGGGAGATGGTCACCACCATCGAGCGGCAGGCGCATGAGGCCGAGATATCGGCGTTGACTACCGTCGCGCAGCCCGTCTCCGCCCGCGCCGCCTCGCTGCTCCGCGAGGCGTCCCCCGAGCCCTCCGAGACCTGCTCGGGCAGCGCTCCCGCGTCCACCTCAGGCGCCGGCGACCTGCCGCGCAGCGTCCGGGCCTCATCGCTGATACAAATGTGGCGGGAGCTGGAGGCCGAGGCCGGGCTCACTCCCAAGCACCGCCCGGCGAGCAGCGGTGGCAACGCAGAAAACGCCAATGCCGCCTTCACCGACGAGCCCTCGGGTGTTAACTCCGATGGTATCGAAAACGCCAATGCCGCCCCAACCGACGAGCCCTCGGCTGTTAACTCCGATGGTGTCGAGGATTCGGATGCATCTGGTGACTGGGAGTCCGACATGACAACTACGGCGACCAGCGAGCCAGCGAATCCGCCTTCTTCATCGAATGAGAACGACAAGGGCCGGGTGGGGAGCATCGTGAAGATGCTGAGCTCAGGGGACAGAACACGCAGCTCCATGGCACCGTTGAACCATGACACCAAGCCGATGCGGCGAGAGAATCCGGTGACGACGGATAAGGCGGACAGTTTTTGCAGCACGGGCTCGTCCAGTTTGAGACTGAGGGGGTTGCGAGGGCGGCGAGAGATGGAGGATTTGGTCGCAAGAATGGAAGAGGAGCGGCGGAAGGAGCTCGCGGCATTGGCCGACCATCAATGTGTCTCGCGGTTTGCGCATCGCGGCCGCCTTCAG TCAATGCTCAGGCTCAGGTCTTTGCGACGACAAGTAACAGAGCAGGATCACCTAAGAGCACCTGCAAGAACGTTGGAATTGGATCAATCACATAATGGAGCCACAATCTCATTTCTAAG GGAGAGATTCAACCAAAGAGGGAATCATTCTGGCAGCAGAAAGCCAACTCCGGAGAGCTCGAGCAGTGTTCAAATTCAATTTGCCATGGATACTGAAGACTCAGGCTACACATGCTCTACCGATCAGTTGACTAGGGATAACAATCAGTATCAGGGAACTGTGTCTCCAAGAGATTCAGAAAGCACTCCAACCAGAACCAACTCACCATGTTCCAGGAGCAATGATACACAGGAAGCAAGCCATAGTATTGATGGTTCCTGGGATGAGCAGAATGTATGGATGAGTAACATTGATTGGCAAAGGCCTGCAGACTCATCACTATCAAATGGCTGGCAGGGTGAGGCCACCGTTGAGGAACTAGAATCATACCCACAGCAAAATGCTAGTAGTTGGATAGATGAGGGTCCAACTAATTCATGGCGGCAATGGAGGGTGAGGAGGCGACCTCCATGTCATGACTTGTTTCAGAATTTCTCAGACAATGCTGAAATAAGGGACCTTCTCGAGAG AAGAAGAGTCTCCACCTCCCTTGAGAGTGATTTCTGCAATAAGATGAATCAAATGTTGTTGTCATTCCTACAGAGACAAGGGAAACAAGGTTTTGATGAGAATTTTGCAGAAAATGATGAGGATCACCCTTGTTGGCAACAAAATGGTGAATACCAGAACACTGAGCAAGAAGCATCTGTCTCATCATCACTGATACCTTTACAATATCATACCTTGCACCACCAAGAAAGTTGGCAGCATAATTCATTTGCGCACCAATCATCTAATAATGTGCCA GATATGGAAGCTATGCATAAGTTGAGAAGTGATATGGCTCAAATCCATGATGAAATTAGTGAACTGCGGAAATTGGTCAAGAGTTGCATGGAGTGGCAAGCCAAATTACAGCATTCTATCAAGCAGGACATTTTGGATGCAATTTTCCAATCAA CTGGATCAGGGAGTAGCTTGCACAACTTGGGCGCAACATCAGCAAGGAAAGGCGGCTGCTACATCTGCAGCGAGATGCAAGTTGATTCGGTATTCTACAG GTGCGGTCATATGTGTACCTGTTATAAGTGTGCCTGTGAGTTACAGTGGAACAGTGGAAAGTGCCCAATTTGTGGATCCCCCATCATGGATGTGGTTCGGGCATTTCCTAATTCATGA